In Salmo trutta chromosome 37, fSalTru1.1, whole genome shotgun sequence, the following proteins share a genomic window:
- the LOC115176745 gene encoding uncharacterized protein LOC115176745: MDPTKASLSSKATTSFNEGRGGDVTQPEEVVEQWRNGGEGERQREVEREAGMTDGLTLAAETTTNHRVSADRRRFNTVGYHRKLKQKVVADYTTVSKGASGSFKPRAALRQVLFSQGATEKSPMPEGAGQLDALKRALEAFPVPVCLNWSWGEEGTGATLENNWTDIVHNHSMLCKTQRHQQEALWELIHTEFTYINKLTVVTDLVMAALTNLHQHGFLLEVTPESLFSNLPSILSAHRLFWQEVMYPMLQEVRRTGKPFDPLGLEAGCLQFPERFSTYLHYCWKEESTVEFTSKLTDTNLHFHTYLMWVETHPQCERMRLGDMQAKPIQRITKYPLLLKAVLKTTQAPHTQHTLRGMLACVNGFLDSINDYLRLKDEELALSLSAQKIEGYDVMEGMNEEIDKHVREFCSFDLTCPVRGLGPGVIRKLLLEETLKIRGRKDHKLEVTALLFSDVLLVTKVQKKAERLKVVRPPLALDRTRCNTLKDGCSFVVVEVSVLGCAANVYTFFTSSPESCSTWVFTIHKAQETLQGLRETEASRRLQAKQRDLQLQEQATPPTEPKMTTEESVDQPPDQSEAQIPFSLEVKPVEELLIQSVNGTLVSIATEEEQLTQDPVHYKDAMLPGQPRKLSDIHSQSFAGGVMKKGQGGGRVMDEVMMSEARVSEVGDINQWEEGIESRGIKERRVTWTHSRQSNSLPRVATETFQSKPNGPHNLLLGGYPNIDYDIDYPRHQSSTFPLSPCRENNEKVSITISQMESQGFLLQGGRARSTRRNSAPQSVEQQAMRNSWLTQSGEEEALVESWRFSRKLKSPRLRRRRPINIEQTAASQMSQNGSDSSGMAQSEPRTNSSSNSDSDCNQKLRGSYQHNSGSSGQSSDSHLVLKLGSLKMNGGVFWDMPAEREFSPEPHAFSGPELPKDIPEEKENTPKRPKLKTQRSASIPDITLQEGYSSLLTSAKPSNVRIAHSPPPGLDPYLHPSPLESILNRAKERRKDGGRREGKGKSPTFRTWALPPSPSFSTTPSQSPSEGDRETEWEEVELVRRLVPSVNQGWIEERVDGDEEEQKKSSPAFPDGTSVDWPGWCFEADQVLDQLTPEDSGVGVDEEWWEAAEVGLGQTLTLRDFQRIGTQEDGAISQV, from the exons ATGGATCCAACCAAAGCCAG CCTTTCCTCAAAAGCAACAACCTCTTTCAACGAAGGAAGGGGAGGTGATGTGACTCAGCCAGAGGAAGTGGTGGAGcagtggaggaatggaggagagggagagagacagagggaggtggagagagaggcggGCATGACAGATGGACTAACTCTGGCTGCAGAGACAACTACCaaccacagggtgtcagcagacAGACGCAGATTCAATACTGTGGGATACCAT AGGAAGCTGAAGCAGAAAGTGGTGGCGGACTATACCACGGTGAGTAAGGGAGCGTCTGGAAGTTTCAAACCCCGAGCAGCACTGAGACAGGTCCTGTTCAGCCAGGGAGCAACTGAAAAGAGCCCCATGCCTGAG ggCGCAGGGCAGTTGGATGCTCTGAAGCGGGCTCTGGAGGCGTTCCCAGTACCAGTGTGTCTGAACTGGagctggggggaggaggggacaggagccACACTGGAGAACAACTGGACTGACATAGTACACAATCACTCG aTGTTGTGTAAGACCCAGAGGCACCAACAGGAGGCGCTGTGGGAGTTGATCCACACTGAGTTCACCTACATCAACAAGCTCACTGTTGTCACTGAC TTGGTGATGGCAGCTCTTACCAACCTGCACCAGCATGGATTCCTCTTAGAG GTGACACCTGAGAGCCTCTTCTCCAACCTTCCCTCCATCCTCAGCGCCCACCGGCTCTTCTGGCAGGAAGTGATGTATCCCATGTTACAGGAAGTCCGCAGGACGGGGAAGCCCTTTGACCCCCTGGGGCTAGAGGCAGGATGCCTGCAG ttccctgaGCGATTCTCCACCTATCTGCACTACTGTTGGAAGGAGGAGAGCACAGTGGAGTTTACGAGCAAACTGACAGACACCAACCTGCACTTCCACACCTACTTAATG TGGGTGGAGACACACCCCCAGTGTGAGCGGATGCGTCTGGGAGATATGCAGGCCAAACCCATCCAGAGGATCACCAAGTACCCCCTGCTGCTGAAGGCTGTCCTCAAGACCACCCAGGCTccccacacacagcacacactcaGGGGCATG ttggCCTGTGTTAATGGGTTTCTGGACAGCATCAATGACTATTTAAGGCTTAAGGATGAGGAGCTGGCCCTCTCGCTCTCCGCCCAGAAGATAGAGGGATACGACGTGATGGAGGGGATGAATGAGGAAATCGACAAG CATGTCAGAGAGTTCTGCAGTTTTGATTTGACGTGCCCTGTCAGAGGGTTGGGTCCTGGGGTCATACGCAAGCTGCTATTGGAGGAGACCCTGAAGATCAGAGGAAGGAAGGATCACAAG CTGGAGGTGACAGCCCTGCTCTTCTCTGACGTGCTGCTGGTGACCAAGGTCCAGAAGAAGGCAGAGAGACTGAAGGTAGTTCGCCCCCCACTGGCCCTGGATAGAACACGCTGTAACACACTCAAAGATGGCT gTTCGTTTGTGGTGGTGGAGGTGAGTGTTCTGGGCTGTGCGGCGAATGTCTACACCTTCTTCACCTCCAGCCCAGAGAGCTGCTCTACATGGGTCTTCACCATCCACAAGGCACAG GAAACACTGCAGggcctgagagagacagaggccagCAGACGACTGCAGGCCAAACAGAGAGACCTACAGCTACAGGAACAGGCCACACCCCCTACAGAGCCCAAGATGACCACTGAGGAATCAGTAGATCAGCCTCCTGACCAATCAGAAGCACAGATCCCTTTTTCTTTGGAGGTGAAACCTGTTGAGGAACTCCTCATCCAATCAGTGAATGGGACATTGGTGTCCATAGCAACAGAGGAAGAACAACTAACTCAGGATCCAGTGCACTATAAAGATGCAATGTTGCCAGGACAACCACGCAAGCTCAGTGACATTCATAGCCAATCATTTGCAGGCGGGGTAATGAAAAAGGGGCAAGGAGGTGGCAGGGTCATGGATGAAGTTATGATGTCAGAGGCAAGGGTGAGTGAGGTTGGAGACATCAACCAATGGGAGGAGGGGATTGAGTCCAGGGGGATTAAAGAACGAAGGGTGACCTGGACCCATTCCAGACAGTCTAACTCTCTACCTCGAGTGGCAACAGAAACCTTTCAATCCAAACCCAACGGGCCGCACAACCTGTTGCTAGGCGGATATCCTAACATAGACTACGACATAGACTACCCACGACACCAATCCAGCACTTTCCCACTTTCTCCATGCAGGGAAAACAATGAAAAAGTTTCTATCACTATTAGTCAAATGGAATCCCAAGGATTTCTCTTACAGGGAGGACGAGCCAGATCCACACGGAGGAATTCTGCCCCCCAGTCAGTGGAGCAACAAGCCATGAGGAACTCGTGGCTCACCCAATCAGGAGAGGAGGAGGCTTTAGTGGAATCATGGAGGTTTTCTCGGAAGCTGAAATCACCACGGTTACGCAGGAGAAGGCCAATAAACATTGAGCAGACTGCTGCCTCTCAGATGTCACAAAATGGGTCTGACAGCTCCGGGATGGCCCAGTCTGAACCACGCACAAACTCTTCCTCCAACTCTGATTCAGACTGCAACCAGAAACTCAGGGGTTCCTACCAACACAACTCAGGTTCCTCTGGACAGAGCTCTGACTCTCACCTGGTGCTCAAGCTGGGGTCCCTGAAGATGAACGGAGGGGTGTTCTGGGACATGCCTGCAGAGAGAGAGTTCTCCCCAGAGCCCCACGCTTTCTCTGGGCCAGAGCTGCCTAAAGACATCCCTGAAGAAAAAGAAAACACCCCAAAAAGGCCTAAATTGAAGACCCAGAGGAGCGCGTCCATACCAGATATCACCCTCCAAGAAGGATATAGTTCTCTTCTGACCTCAGCCAAGCCCTCCAACGTGCGAATAGCCCACTCTCCCCCTCCTGGGTTGGATCCATACTTGCACCCCTCCCCTCTGGAGAGCATTTTGAACCGGGCCAAGGAGAGAAGAAAGGacggagggagaagagagggaaaggggaaatCTCCAACCTTCAGAACATGGGCTCTTCCTCCTTCTCCGTCTTTCTCCACCACTCCGTCCCAGTCGCCCAGTGAAGGGGATAGAGAGACTGAGTGGGAAGAGGTGGAGCTGGTCAGACGGCTGGTCCCCAGTGTCAATcagggatggatagaggagagggtggaCGGAGATGAGGAGGAGCAGAAGAAGAGCAG cCCCGCCTTCCCTGATGGCACCAGCGTTGATTGGCCAGGCTGGTGCTTTGAAGCCGATCAGGTCCTGGATCAGCTGACCCCAGAGGACAGTGGCGTTGGGGTTGATGAGGAATGGTGGGAAGCGGCTGAGGTGGGGCTCGGCCAAACTTTGACCTTGAGAGACTTCCAGCGAATCGGCACGCAGGAGGACGGGGCAATTAGTCAGGTGTAG
- the tnfrsf1a gene encoding tumor necrosis factor receptor superfamily member 1A, which translates to MDVLRGKWKEKCILNVCTLLVLCWSVDLSLSPPPPLDRTQELQCLEGSHYRNANGTCCRKCHEGFKLKKDCTKEGESQCEPCKEGKTYLERSNYAKNCLRCTRCDDNEEQVSPCKKSRNTVCRCIEGFYKKRIDSVTRECLRCKTCGPGERETQPCTPERDTVCECMDFRNKKNNRNCLPCQNCRSADCQQECASGTDPTPKPEDTGWGVWSPYLLPAFGCVCVVLLVVMGIMGVLVVRRKPKESNSFLSAEITSQGSEKSTRRLIQEDPENVLNQSIPSYSPVCESEQEPLRKLPACVPKEIKISELIYSVLDQVPLRRVKELVRSLGVSDIVIERAENDHLRDTKEAQYQMLRVWAKGNAQGGGGVLARPLLYHLLDKLRDMDLGGTAEELETKYGDQ; encoded by the exons ATGGATGTCTTGAGAGGGAAATGGAAGGAAAAATGCATTCTGAACGTTTGCACTCTGCTCGTATTG TGCTGGTCAGTAGACCTCtccctctcaccaccaccacctcttgATAGGACCCAGGAGTTGCAATGCCTTGAGGGGAGTCATTACCGCAATGCTAACGGGACATGCTGTCGAAAGTGCCATGAAG GGTTTAAGTTGAAGAAGGACTGCACTAAAGAGGGTGAGAGCCAATGTGAACCCTGTAAAGagggcaagacatacctagagaGGAGTAACTACGCCAAGAACTGCCTCCGTTGTACACGCTGTGATG ACAATGAGGAACAGGTGTCGCCATGCAAGAAGAGTAGGAACACAGTGTGTCGCTGCATTGAAGGCTTCTACAAAAAGAGAATAGACTCGGTAACACGGGAGTGCCTCCGTTGCAAGACGtgtggacctggagagagagaaacacaaccaT GTACtccagagagagatacagtgtgTGAATGTATGGACTTCCGAAACAAGAAAAACAACAGGAACTGTCTTCCATGCCAAAA TTGTAGATCAGCTGACTGTCAGCAGGAGTGTGCTTCAGGCACAGATCCCACTCCCAAAC CTGAAGACACTGGATGGGGTGTTTGGTCTCCCTACCTGTTGCCTGCGTTCggctgtgtttgtgtggtgcTGCTGGTGGTGATGGGGATCATGGGCGTACTAGTGGTCCGACGGAAACCGAAGGAGTCAAACTCCTTTCTCTCTGCTGAGATCACCTCTCAGGGCTCCGAGAAGTCTACTCGG AGGTTGATCCAAGAGGACCCAGAGAACGTTCTCAACCAGAGTATCCCTTCATATAGCCCAGTGTGTGAGAGTGAACAGGAGCCCCTCCGGAAGCTACCGGCCTGTGTCCCCAAGGAGATCAAga tctctgAGTTGATCTACTCGGTGTTGGACCAAGTCCCTCTGCGTCGTGTGAAGGAGCTGGTGCGTTCGCTGGGTGTGAGTGACATAGTGatagagagggctgagaatgaCCACCTCCGTGACACTAAGGAAGCCCAGTACCAGATGCTGAGGGTCTGGGCTAAGGGAAATGcgcagggagggggaggggtgctAGCACGCCCTCTACTGTACCATCTGCTGGATAAGCTGAGAGACATGGACCTGGGAGGGACTGCAGAGGAGCTGGAGACCAAGTATGGAGatcagtag
- the LOC115176746 gene encoding lymphocyte activation gene 3 protein, translating into MWQILLLLGTSLLVTGGRCQCLSEYTEMFAEAGSQAVLPCVCRPPSTSAAVVLWSKDLEGTVWRKGKSGLEHWGIGAAQRVRCPHSEVGAGDYSLYIKEVREEDSGEYTCTVQEGEKNLSKRILLRVIKVSISPRAPVEGNKITITCSVSPWPQEATVSWMLNEKRVYPDSADYVLSKNQASVLESKASAGMMGNWSCVMHKGRKQGKATTALTVRGIVNPSSASAKVYAEVGSAVTLPCVFSTGLTPSDTAWERLDTSGSALPLPPSFNLSSLLSLPPWDRSVGVGQVGQGDGGRYRCSGTVEGCRVTREMQLVTAQVLSNSPSTQKAPVSLTCHLSDASEVTEYEWVRVTYDLNGTQSESSVQKGRVLGINRVTDRNSGEWACRFHGKEGALGSVTYHLHLMSGLMGDNETGSSSNVAMVAGLGFFLLVLLLVLVQMYRNYRRRKLILLYPALENIVHTIANEREDRERNRVKEDEISK; encoded by the exons ATGTGGCAGATTCTCCTCCTCTTGGGAACATCACTGTTAGTGACAG GGGGTCGGTGTCAGTGTCTATCTGAGTATACTGAGATGTTCGCAGAGGCAGGGTCCCAGGCAGTGTTACCCTGCGTGTGTcgccctccctccacctctgcaGCCGTCGTCCTCTGGAGCAAGGACCTAGAGGG GACGGTATGGAGAAAGGGAAAGAGTGGACTGGAGCACTGGGGAATAGGAGCTGCCCAGCGTGTTCGATGCCCCCATTCAGAGGTTGGAGCTGGTGACTACAGCCTGTACATAAAGGAAGTGAGGGAGGAGGACAGCGGAGAGTACACCTGCACCGTGCAGGAAGGCGAGAAAAACCTCTCTAAGAGGATCCTCCTCAGGGTCATCAAAG TATCCATCTCCCCACGTGCTCCAGTGGAGGGCAACAAAATAACCATCACTTGCAGTGTCTCTCCATGGCCACAGGAGGCGACAGTGAGCTGGATGCTCAATGAGAAGCGAGTTTACCCTGATAGTGCAGATTATGTCCTTTCAAAGAACCAGGCGAGTGTTTTGGAGAGCAAAGCATCTGCAGGCATGATGGGTAACTGGAGCTGTGTAATGCATAAAGGGAGGAAACAAGGGAAGGCCACCACGGCCCTGACAGTGAGAG GTATCGTTAACCCCTCCAGTGCCAGTGCCAAGGTGTATGCTGAGGTGGGGTCTGCTGTCACCCTCCCCTGTGTGTTCTCCACTGGACTCACCCCATCAGACACAGCCTGGGAGAGACTGGACACCTCTGGCTCtgctctcccactccctccctccttcaacCTGTCCTCCctgctgtccctccctccctgggaCAGGTCTGTGGGTGTGGGGCAAGTGGGGCAGGGGGACGGGGGCAGGTACAGGTGCTCAGGGACAGTGGAGGGGTGCCGGGTAACCAGGGAGATGCAGTTGGTGACTGCCCAAG TGCTCAGCAACTCACCGTCTACCCAGAAGGCCCCAGTCTCACTGACCTGTCACCTCAGCGATGCCAGCGAGGTCACTGAATACGAGTGGGTCCGAGTGACCTATGACCTCAATGGCACCCAATCAGAGAGCTCCGTCCAGAAAGGGAGGGTCCTGGGGATcaacagagtgacagacaggaaCTCTGGCGAATGGGCTTGTCGATTCCACGGGAAAGAAGGAGCTCTGGGGAGCGTGACATACCACCTACATCTGATGA GTGGTCTGATGGGAGATAATGAGACAGGTTCTTCCAGTAATGTTGCCATGGTAGCCGGCCTGGGTTTCTTCCTCTTGGTGCTGCTGTTGGTCTTGGTGCAGATGTACAGGAACTATCGGAGG CGCAAACTGATCCTGCTGTACCCTGCCCTGGAGAACATTGTTCACACCATTGCTaacgagagagaggacagagagaggaacagagtgaAAGAAGATGAGATCTCCAAATAG